In the Pseudanabaena sp. PCC 7367 genome, one interval contains:
- a CDS encoding methyltransferase domain-containing protein codes for MPTLNRRIQNFYDTSSSLWEKVWGEHMHHGYYATGETNLTKDRRQAQIDLIEEILIWALPKHQLPSLDPAPKILDVGCGIGGSSIYLAQKYSADRAQVTGLTLSPVQAARASQRAIENKVNDRTGFQVADAMAMPFDDHSFDLIWSLESGEHMPDKAEFLRECYRVLKPGGRLIFVTWCHRPTSDRPLSKDEQQHLQRIYDVYCLPYVISLPEYAAIARSLNFQQLKTADWSAQVAPFWDEVIDSAISINSAIGLLQAGLPSIIAALSLRQMARGYERGLVKFGLLTAVK; via the coding sequence ATGCCCACCCTCAACCGTCGCATTCAAAACTTTTACGATACTTCGTCCTCGTTGTGGGAGAAAGTTTGGGGCGAGCATATGCATCATGGCTATTACGCCACCGGTGAAACCAATCTGACTAAGGATCGCCGCCAGGCTCAAATTGACCTGATTGAGGAGATCTTGATCTGGGCATTACCGAAGCATCAATTACCATCGCTAGACCCAGCACCCAAAATTCTGGATGTGGGTTGTGGCATTGGTGGTAGCTCGATCTATTTGGCGCAGAAATATAGCGCCGATCGGGCCCAGGTGACTGGCCTTACCCTCAGTCCAGTTCAGGCGGCTAGGGCGAGCCAAAGGGCGATCGAAAACAAAGTCAACGATCGCACTGGTTTTCAGGTTGCTGATGCCATGGCAATGCCCTTTGACGATCATAGTTTTGACCTGATCTGGTCGCTGGAAAGCGGTGAGCATATGCCCGACAAAGCAGAATTTTTACGCGAATGTTACCGGGTGCTCAAGCCAGGCGGCAGACTGATTTTTGTGACCTGGTGCCATCGACCCACCAGCGATCGCCCCCTCAGCAAAGACGAACAGCAGCATTTGCAAAGAATTTATGATGTCTATTGTTTGCCCTATGTAATTTCGTTGCCGGAATATGCGGCGATCGCCCGGTCGCTAAATTTCCAGCAACTTAAAACCGCTGATTGGTCAGCGCAGGTGGCACCATTCTGGGATGAAGTGATCGACTCGGCCATTTCGATCAACTCGGCGATCGGCCTCTTGCAAGCAGGTTTACCCAGCATCATTGCCGCCTTGTCATTACGACAGATGGCGCGGGGCTATGAGCGCGGGTTGGTAAAATTTGGCCTATTGACAGCAGTTAAATAA
- a CDS encoding undecaprenyl-diphosphate phosphatase, with protein sequence MEYLKALVLGLVQGITEFLPISSTAHVKVVPVLLGWGDPGASFAAAIQLGSVAAVLWYFWTDLAQIAIGSVRAIRKANYDALELRLAIGIILGTIPIVIGGLYIKLFVTDYDNSPLRSVAAIAIASIVMALLLALAEKVGLRKRRLNNITIMDALWIGLAEMLAIIPGVSRSGSTLTAGLFLGLERAPAARFSFLLGTPAILIAGLVELEAMFDSGFGDMGAGAFGVAMIASLVSSYLAIAWLLKFFQTQSTWVFVWYRLGFGLLLLILLGLGYVS encoded by the coding sequence ATGGAATATCTGAAGGCTTTGGTGCTGGGCTTGGTGCAGGGCATTACTGAGTTTTTACCAATTAGTAGCACTGCTCATGTCAAGGTAGTACCGGTTTTATTGGGTTGGGGCGATCCTGGGGCTAGCTTTGCTGCCGCAATTCAACTGGGTAGTGTGGCGGCGGTGTTGTGGTACTTCTGGACTGATCTGGCTCAAATTGCGATCGGCAGTGTGCGCGCAATCCGCAAGGCTAACTATGATGCGCTGGAACTGCGGTTGGCGATCGGCATTATTCTGGGCACTATTCCAATTGTGATTGGTGGCCTCTATATTAAATTGTTCGTGACCGACTATGATAATTCGCCATTGCGCAGTGTGGCCGCGATCGCCATTGCCTCGATCGTAATGGCGCTTTTGCTGGCCTTGGCCGAAAAGGTCGGGCTGCGTAAACGTAGATTGAATAACATTACGATCATGGATGCGCTCTGGATTGGTCTGGCGGAGATGCTGGCGATCATTCCTGGGGTATCCCGTTCTGGTTCTACGCTCACCGCTGGCCTGTTTCTGGGCTTGGAGCGAGCCCCTGCGGCTCGGTTTTCGTTTTTGTTGGGCACGCCGGCAATTTTAATCGCTGGTCTGGTAGAACTGGAAGCCATGTTTGATAGTGGCTTTGGCGATATGGGGGCAGGGGCATTTGGGGTAGCGATGATCGCCTCGTTGGTTTCTTCATACCTGGCGATCGCCTGGCTGCTGAAATTTTTCCAGACCCAAAGTACCTGGGTGTTTGTTTGGTATCGCTTGGGGTTTGGGCTTTTGTTGTTGATTTTGCTTGGGCTAGGTTATGTGAGCTAG
- the hisA gene encoding 1-(5-phosphoribosyl)-5-[(5-phosphoribosylamino)methylideneamino]imidazole-4-carboxamide isomerase yields the protein MDIIPAIDILDGRCVRLYQGDYDKSEVFGDDPLEIAQRWYNQGAKRLHVVDLDGAKEGEPKNLKVIEAIARSIPMHVQVGGGLRDRQSIMSIFAAGVSRVIVGTIAVEQPQLVADICAEFPGQVFAGIDARNGKVATRGWMENSEVIATNLAQRMTAFGVAGIIYTDIHRDGTMQGPNLEALRSLAEVVSVPVIASGGISSVTDLLSLLALESLGVNAAILGKALYTGDVDLHEAIKAVGNGRLQDVPPDIGSAIA from the coding sequence ATGGACATAATTCCTGCAATTGATATTTTAGATGGTCGCTGCGTCAGGCTTTATCAAGGTGACTATGATAAGTCGGAAGTATTTGGCGATGACCCATTAGAAATCGCGCAACGTTGGTATAACCAGGGTGCAAAGCGGCTTCATGTGGTGGATTTAGATGGGGCCAAAGAGGGAGAGCCCAAAAATTTAAAGGTAATCGAAGCGATCGCCCGTTCCATTCCCATGCATGTGCAGGTGGGTGGTGGTTTGCGTGATCGGCAAAGTATTATGTCGATTTTTGCCGCCGGCGTGAGTCGGGTGATTGTCGGTACGATCGCCGTGGAGCAACCGCAGTTGGTGGCCGATATTTGCGCAGAATTTCCTGGTCAAGTGTTTGCAGGCATTGATGCCCGTAATGGCAAAGTCGCAACCAGGGGCTGGATGGAAAACTCGGAGGTGATCGCCACCAATCTGGCTCAGCGCATGACTGCCTTTGGCGTGGCGGGAATTATTTATACCGATATTCACCGCGACGGCACCATGCAAGGCCCCAACCTAGAAGCACTCAGGTCTTTGGCCGAAGTGGTCAGTGTGCCTGTGATCGCTTCGGGCGGAATTAGCTCGGTTACCGATCTGCTTAGTTTGCTAGCCCTGGAATCGCTGGGGGTGAATGCGGCAATCTTAGGTAAAGCTCTTTATACTGGTGATGTGGATTTACACGAGGCGATTAAGGCGGTGGGTAATGGCCGTTTGCAGGATGTACCACCGGATATTGGTTCGGCGATCGCCTAA
- a CDS encoding NAD(P)H-quinone oxidoreductase subunit 4, which yields MQNFPWLTFTIIFPVVMSLFIPLVPDKGDGKTIRWYALVIGLIDFAILVYGFYSSYDMSSPDLQLVESYSWVPQLGLNWSVGVDGLSMSLVLLTSFITTLAILAAWPVSLKPRLFYFLMLSMYGGQIGVFAVQDMLLFFLMWELELIPVYLLLSIWGGKKRQYAATKFILYTAGGSLFILTAGLAMAFYGDTTTFDMRSLAEKDLPLTFQLFVYAGLLISYGVKLPIFPLHTWLPDAHGEATAPVHMLLAGILLKMGGYALFRMNVGMLPDAHAVFAPVLVILGIVNIIYAALTSFAQRNLKRKIAYSSISHMGFVLIGLASFTNLGLSGAMLQMISHGLIGASLFFLVGATYDRTHTLILDEMGGVGQKMPKIFAMFTTCSLASLALPGMSGFVAEVMIFVGFATSDAYSGTFKVVAVVLMAVGVILTPVYLLSMLREIFYGAENKELTSKEALIDAEPREVFIIACLLVPIIGIGFYPKIMTQVYDATIGKYTALVRAAVPDLDNPDVGTPPLVYQRSLPAEFDQAAIKTAPAIAMLSRS from the coding sequence CTGCAAAATTTTCCCTGGCTCACATTCACCATCATATTTCCAGTGGTGATGTCGCTATTCATCCCCCTGGTGCCGGATAAAGGCGATGGTAAAACCATACGTTGGTATGCCCTGGTAATTGGTCTGATCGACTTTGCCATCTTGGTGTATGGCTTCTACTCTAGCTATGACATGTCCAGCCCAGACCTGCAGCTAGTAGAGAGCTATAGCTGGGTACCCCAACTAGGCTTGAATTGGTCAGTGGGTGTAGATGGTTTGTCGATGTCGCTGGTGTTGTTGACCAGTTTTATTACCACCCTGGCGATCCTGGCGGCCTGGCCAGTTTCGCTGAAGCCACGTCTGTTCTACTTTTTGATGTTGTCCATGTACGGCGGCCAAATCGGTGTGTTTGCGGTGCAGGATATGTTGTTGTTCTTCCTGATGTGGGAGCTGGAGCTAATTCCTGTTTATTTGCTACTTTCGATTTGGGGTGGCAAAAAGCGCCAATACGCGGCCACTAAGTTTATTCTCTATACCGCTGGCGGATCGCTGTTTATTCTTACTGCGGGCTTGGCGATGGCGTTCTATGGCGACACCACCACCTTTGATATGCGATCGCTGGCCGAAAAGGACTTGCCGCTGACCTTCCAGCTTTTTGTCTATGCGGGGCTATTAATTTCCTATGGCGTGAAACTGCCGATCTTCCCGCTGCATACCTGGCTGCCGGATGCCCACGGCGAGGCAACCGCCCCAGTACATATGCTCCTGGCTGGAATTTTATTGAAAATGGGTGGCTATGCCCTATTTAGAATGAATGTGGGGATGTTACCCGATGCCCATGCGGTGTTTGCACCAGTGCTGGTGATTCTGGGGATTGTCAATATTATTTATGCGGCCTTGACCTCTTTTGCGCAGCGAAACCTGAAACGTAAGATCGCCTATTCATCGATCTCCCACATGGGATTTGTGCTGATTGGCTTGGCCTCTTTTACTAACCTGGGGCTGAGTGGGGCAATGCTGCAAATGATTTCCCACGGTTTGATTGGCGCTAGTTTATTCTTCTTGGTTGGTGCCACCTACGATCGCACCCATACTTTGATTCTGGACGAGATGGGCGGCGTGGGGCAAAAAATGCCAAAAATATTTGCCATGTTTACCACCTGTTCGTTGGCTTCGCTGGCGTTGCCGGGGATGAGTGGGTTCGTGGCCGAGGTAATGATATTTGTTGGTTTTGCGACCTCTGATGCCTATAGCGGCACCTTCAAGGTGGTGGCGGTAGTGCTAATGGCGGTGGGGGTAATCCTGACACCTGTTTATTTGCTCTCAATGCTGCGCGAGATTTTCTATGGTGCGGAGAATAAGGAACTAACCAGCAAAGAAGCCCTGATCGATGCCGAGCCACGGGAAGTGTTTATTATTGCCTGTCTGCTAGTGCCAATTATTGGGATTGGCTTCTATCCCAAGATTATGACCCAGGTGTATGATGCCACGATCGGCAAATATACGGCGCTGGTGCGGGCTGCTGTGCCAGATCTGGATAATCCTGATGTGGGTACGCCACCACTGGTCTATCAACGATCGTTGCCTGCTGAATTTGATCAAGCGGCGATCAAAACTGCCCCAGCGATCGCCATGTTGAGTCGCTCATAG
- a CDS encoding iron uptake porin, with protein sequence MSKLLNKLTAGSLLVAAALTAQSAKAAELETELEVNQSAPQLLAQNYDASVLDSISRDALVPAATQTAQVTSVSQLTDVQPTDWAFTALQSLVERYGCIAGYPDRTYRGQRAMTRYEFAAGLNACLDKINEIISSGLADKVSKEDLAALQRLQEEFAAELAALRGRVDALEAKTAQLEAQQFSTTTKLAGRAILALSGAAGADDLADTNVTFSGRVRLNFNTSFTGRDRLTTRLQAGNVTRFNQATDMTRLGFDTNTGNTFELDNLWYRFPVGERITAYFGIGLDSDDVFGVLNPFLASSDSGAISRFGRRDPFMFRAPEGAGAGVNFQINEKFAINAFYLGDKDESADPEAGITGGSYGAGVQLLFEPNDKLQLALAYKHAYESEGNVNLTSSTGSEFSQDPFGDRPTESDRYAFYMNWRVSQGFNFGGWVSFISANTAGSTLNGSADLINWMAHFSFPDLFMEGSTGAILFGQPPRVTSFSGPAVTPNEGTDDDTSYHLEALYRWKLSKHISITPGVLVIFNPQHNEERSTAYVGTIRTTFSF encoded by the coding sequence ATGTCTAAGCTATTGAACAAATTAACTGCTGGTTCCTTGCTAGTAGCTGCCGCTCTGACTGCTCAGAGTGCTAAAGCTGCCGAGCTAGAAACCGAGCTTGAAGTAAATCAATCCGCTCCCCAATTGCTAGCCCAAAACTATGATGCTAGCGTGCTCGATTCGATCAGCAGAGATGCATTGGTTCCTGCCGCCACGCAAACGGCTCAGGTTACTTCTGTATCTCAGTTAACCGACGTGCAACCCACTGACTGGGCATTCACCGCCTTGCAATCACTAGTAGAGCGCTACGGTTGTATTGCTGGTTATCCCGATCGTACCTATCGTGGCCAACGCGCTATGACCAGGTATGAATTTGCCGCTGGTTTGAATGCTTGTTTGGACAAAATCAACGAAATCATTTCGTCCGGTTTGGCCGACAAAGTCAGCAAAGAAGATTTAGCTGCATTACAAAGACTACAAGAAGAGTTTGCCGCTGAGCTAGCTGCCCTGCGTGGTCGGGTTGATGCCCTAGAAGCAAAAACCGCTCAACTAGAAGCACAGCAATTCTCCACCACCACCAAATTGGCAGGTCGTGCCATCTTGGCTCTCTCTGGTGCCGCTGGTGCTGATGATTTGGCTGACACCAATGTTACCTTCAGCGGTCGGGTTCGTTTGAACTTCAATACCAGTTTTACTGGGAGAGATCGTTTGACCACCAGACTTCAAGCTGGTAATGTTACCCGTTTTAACCAAGCCACTGATATGACCAGACTTGGTTTTGACACCAACACTGGTAACACCTTTGAGCTGGATAACCTCTGGTACCGCTTCCCCGTTGGTGAGCGAATTACGGCTTACTTTGGTATTGGTCTGGATTCTGATGACGTATTTGGCGTTTTGAACCCATTCTTGGCCAGCTCTGACAGTGGTGCAATCTCCCGCTTTGGCCGCAGAGACCCATTCATGTTCCGTGCTCCTGAAGGTGCTGGTGCTGGTGTTAACTTCCAGATTAACGAAAAATTTGCGATCAACGCATTCTACCTTGGTGACAAGGATGAAAGTGCTGATCCTGAAGCTGGTATCACTGGTGGTTCCTACGGTGCTGGGGTGCAATTGCTATTTGAACCTAATGACAAGTTGCAATTGGCATTGGCTTACAAGCATGCCTATGAAAGCGAAGGCAATGTTAACCTGACTTCTTCGACTGGTAGTGAGTTCTCTCAAGATCCATTCGGCGATCGCCCTACTGAGTCCGATCGTTATGCGTTCTACATGAACTGGCGCGTCAGCCAAGGCTTCAACTTTGGCGGTTGGGTATCCTTCATCAGCGCTAACACTGCAGGTAGCACCCTTAATGGTAGTGCTGACTTGATTAACTGGATGGCTCACTTCTCCTTCCCCGATCTATTCATGGAAGGTAGCACTGGTGCGATCCTGTTTGGTCAACCACCTCGCGTAACTAGTTTCAGCGGTCCTGCGGTAACCCCTAACGAAGGCACCGATGATGATACTTCCTACCATTTGGAAGCTCTATATCGCTGGAAGCTCTCCAAGCACATCTCGATCACTCCTGGTGTATTGGTGATCTTCAATCCGCAGCATAACGAAGAACGCAGCACAGCATATGTGGGTACGATCAGAACTACTTTCTCGTTCTAA
- a CDS encoding DUF2764 family protein, with protein MSDRYYGLASSLPHLKVADDGYFQIQHLPISYETLTKRLNSLELEDYEQIKAIAEYFRALDAVMNLTNQQVCDIMAKTAAKLSHPGVKKLFTDICEVWIVFKALRQRHYGRNSTELPSVILLSNHIRRNWNHPDFSLAGKFPWIPRAKDLLEKAQFMELEQLSDQIMWRIAEQASVMDPFGFNFLFAYAIKWSILDQWRNIDREAGKARFNQLVDDVLSGV; from the coding sequence TTGAGCGATCGCTACTATGGACTGGCCTCCAGTTTGCCCCATTTAAAAGTGGCAGACGATGGCTACTTTCAGATCCAACATTTGCCGATTAGTTATGAGACCTTAACCAAGCGATTGAATTCGCTTGAGCTAGAGGACTACGAACAAATCAAAGCAATTGCCGAATATTTCCGTGCCCTTGATGCGGTGATGAACCTGACCAACCAGCAGGTTTGCGACATTATGGCCAAAACGGCGGCAAAATTATCACATCCTGGGGTCAAGAAATTATTCACCGATATCTGTGAAGTTTGGATTGTGTTCAAGGCGCTACGGCAAAGACATTATGGTCGCAACTCAACTGAACTACCCTCAGTGATCCTGCTTTCTAATCATATTCGCCGCAATTGGAATCATCCTGATTTTTCATTGGCGGGAAAATTCCCCTGGATTCCCAGAGCCAAGGATTTGCTGGAAAAGGCTCAGTTTATGGAACTAGAACAACTATCCGATCAGATTATGTGGCGCATTGCTGAGCAAGCTAGCGTAATGGATCCATTTGGTTTCAATTTTCTGTTTGCCTATGCGATCAAGTGGTCAATTCTGGATCAGTGGCGCAACATCGATCGAGAAGCTGGTAAGGCTCGCTTCAATCAACTGGTTGATGATGTGTTGTCTGGGGTTTGA
- the dnaK gene encoding molecular chaperone DnaK: MGKIVGIDLGTTNSVVAVMEAGKPIAIANAEGSRTTPSVVSFSKDGDRLIGQMARRQAVLNPENTFYSAKRFIGRKYSELNQDAKRVAYTVFRDQTGNIRMKCPRLSKDFAPEELSAMVIRKLVDEASRYLGEEVTGAVITVPAYFNDSQRQATKDAGRIAGIEVKRILNEPTAASLAYGLDKNESQRILVFDLGGGTFDVSILEVGDGVFEVLGTAGDTQLGGDDFDRKIVNWLAEQFKELEGVDLRRERQALQRLMEAAEKAKVELSTVGATSINLPFITATADGPLHMDIDLKRSQFERLCEDLIERLKAPIEQVLRDSGLSTREIDEVVLVGGSTRMPAVQELVRSYINKEPNQSVNPDEVVAVGAAVQAGILTGDLKDMLLLDVTPLSLGVETYGGIFKKLITRNTTIPTRKTDLFTTAEDNQTSVEIHVLQGEGDLAKRNKSLGRFKLSGISPQSKGMAQVDVMFDLNADGILSVTATDRRTGVERRVTIKGASTLDEREVERMVSEAEKYAEQDRSRKERIEKINRAENLITSSKRLLKELSLEFGYLLSYERRKDVDKLIQTLEKAIAQEDDARIDTAQLELQDAISTLSREIYEQAEYEDDYYEGDFIDDIIDRIGNFASSRSDRRPKDDYDYQRRPDTRVNWDENDDEWV; this comes from the coding sequence ATGGGCAAAATAGTTGGGATTGATTTGGGCACAACTAATTCGGTTGTTGCCGTCATGGAAGCTGGAAAACCGATCGCGATCGCAAATGCCGAGGGGAGCCGGACAACCCCATCGGTGGTGAGTTTTAGTAAGGATGGCGATCGTCTAATTGGTCAAATGGCTCGCCGACAGGCGGTGCTAAACCCGGAAAATACTTTTTACTCGGCTAAGCGCTTCATTGGCCGTAAGTATAGTGAATTGAATCAAGATGCCAAACGGGTTGCCTACACTGTTTTTCGGGATCAAACTGGCAACATCAGGATGAAATGCCCGCGCCTGAGCAAGGACTTTGCGCCAGAAGAGCTATCGGCCATGGTGATCCGCAAGTTGGTGGATGAGGCTTCCCGTTACCTGGGTGAAGAAGTGACTGGGGCAGTGATCACCGTGCCAGCCTATTTTAATGATTCCCAACGTCAGGCCACTAAGGACGCGGGTCGGATCGCCGGGATCGAAGTAAAACGGATTTTGAATGAGCCCACCGCGGCTTCATTGGCCTATGGCCTGGATAAAAATGAAAGTCAGCGCATTTTAGTATTTGATCTGGGCGGTGGTACTTTTGATGTCTCGATCCTGGAAGTGGGGGATGGTGTCTTTGAGGTGCTGGGCACAGCAGGCGATACTCAATTGGGCGGTGATGATTTCGATCGCAAAATTGTTAATTGGCTGGCCGAGCAATTTAAAGAGCTGGAAGGAGTAGATCTGCGCCGGGAGCGTCAAGCACTGCAACGCTTGATGGAAGCGGCCGAGAAAGCCAAGGTGGAATTGTCTACCGTTGGTGCCACCAGTATAAATTTGCCCTTCATCACGGCAACGGCCGATGGCCCGCTGCATATGGATATTGATCTAAAGCGATCGCAATTTGAGCGCTTGTGTGAGGATTTGATCGAGCGACTGAAAGCACCAATAGAGCAAGTGCTGAGGGATTCTGGCCTTTCCACCCGTGAGATCGATGAGGTGGTTTTGGTGGGTGGTTCAACTCGAATGCCAGCGGTGCAGGAGTTAGTTAGAAGCTATATCAACAAAGAGCCCAACCAGAGCGTGAATCCCGATGAAGTGGTGGCAGTGGGGGCAGCGGTGCAGGCGGGAATCCTGACTGGCGATCTCAAGGACATGCTGCTGCTGGATGTAACGCCATTATCTTTGGGCGTGGAAACCTATGGCGGCATTTTCAAAAAGCTGATTACCCGTAATACCACAATTCCCACTCGCAAAACCGACCTGTTTACCACCGCAGAGGATAATCAAACCTCGGTGGAAATTCATGTGCTGCAAGGTGAGGGCGATCTGGCCAAGCGCAACAAGTCCCTGGGGCGATTCAAGCTGAGTGGCATTTCACCCCAATCGAAGGGGATGGCGCAAGTTGATGTGATGTTTGATCTCAACGCTGATGGCATCCTGTCAGTTACGGCCACCGATCGCCGTACTGGGGTAGAGCGCCGCGTCACAATCAAAGGAGCTTCAACCCTGGACGAACGGGAAGTAGAGCGGATGGTGTCCGAGGCGGAAAAATATGCCGAGCAGGATCGATCGCGCAAGGAACGAATTGAAAAAATCAATCGTGCTGAAAATTTAATTACCAGCTCTAAGCGTTTGTTGAAAGAACTATCACTGGAGTTTGGCTATTTACTCAGCTATGAGCGGCGTAAGGATGTAGATAAGCTAATTCAAACCCTGGAAAAAGCGATCGCCCAGGAAGACGATGCCCGCATTGATACGGCACAATTAGAGTTGCAAGATGCGATCTCGACCCTGTCGCGGGAAATCTATGAGCAGGCTGAATATGAAGATGATTACTATGAAGGCGACTTCATTGATGACATTATCGATCGAATTGGCAATTTTGCCAGCAGCCGTAGCGATCGCCGCCCCAAGGATGACTACGATTACCAGCGTCGCCCTGATACCAGAGTTAATTGGGATGAAAATGATGACGAGTGGGTCTAG
- a CDS encoding photosystem II protein Y yields the protein MDLRVLIVLGPIVLVIGWAAFNILTAAAKGEAKLFGKRGNNPLDLNEE from the coding sequence ATGGATTTAAGAGTATTAATTGTATTGGGTCCAATTGTATTAGTGATTGGCTGGGCTGCTTTTAACATCCTGACAGCAGCGGCAAAAGGCGAAGCCAAATTATTTGGTAAACGCGGTAACAACCCGCTGGATCTAAACGAAGAATAA
- a CDS encoding citrate synthase, with product MVDENKLGEYMPGLEGVPATRSNISYIDGKQGILEYRGISIDELCKHSSFLETAFLLIFGNLPTEDELKEFDHDVLHRRRIKYRIRDMIKSFPDNGHPMDALQTCVSAMGLFYPIATPKDLKSPDYIRDVTLRLLAKIPTMVATFHMMRQGNDPVLPRDDLSYAANFLYMLNGEEPDLFMAKIFDICLLLHGEHTVNASTFCALVTASTLSDPFSVLAAAIGTLSGPLHGGANEQVMVMLEEIGSAENVEAYLEGKLTRKEKIMGFGHRVYKVKDPRAIILQGLARELFDKYGHDPYYEVALRLEEVALEKLAHRNIYPNVDFYSGLVYKKLGIPVDLFTPIFAIARVTGWLAHWKEQLVDNRLFRPTQVYTGKRDIRYMPIADRTIHNL from the coding sequence ATGGTAGATGAAAATAAGCTAGGCGAGTATATGCCTGGTTTAGAAGGGGTTCCGGCAACTCGCTCCAACATCAGCTACATTGATGGCAAACAGGGCATATTAGAATATCGCGGTATTAGCATTGATGAGTTATGCAAACATAGCAGTTTTTTAGAAACAGCCTTCCTGCTTATTTTTGGTAATTTGCCCACGGAAGATGAGCTAAAAGAGTTTGATCACGATGTATTACATCGTCGCCGGATTAAATATCGAATCCGCGATATGATCAAATCTTTTCCCGACAATGGCCATCCGATGGATGCGTTGCAAACCTGCGTTTCCGCGATGGGCTTGTTCTATCCGATCGCTACGCCCAAAGATCTCAAGAGTCCTGACTATATCAGGGATGTAACCCTGCGCTTGCTGGCCAAAATCCCCACCATGGTTGCCACCTTCCATATGATGCGCCAGGGCAATGATCCAGTTTTGCCCCGCGATGATCTGAGCTATGCCGCCAATTTCCTCTATATGCTCAATGGCGAAGAACCAGATCTATTCATGGCCAAAATTTTTGATATTTGCCTGCTCCTGCATGGTGAGCATACGGTGAATGCTTCTACCTTCTGCGCCCTGGTTACGGCTTCTACCCTTTCTGACCCTTTTAGTGTACTGGCCGCGGCGATCGGCACCCTCAGTGGCCCCTTGCATGGTGGCGCAAATGAGCAGGTGATGGTGATGCTTGAAGAGATTGGCTCGGCGGAAAACGTGGAAGCCTATTTAGAGGGCAAGCTCACTCGCAAAGAAAAAATTATGGGCTTTGGCCACCGGGTTTATAAGGTCAAAGATCCACGGGCGATCATTTTGCAGGGATTGGCTAGGGAATTGTTTGATAAGTATGGCCATGATCCCTACTATGAAGTGGCGCTCAGACTGGAGGAAGTGGCGCTCGAAAAGCTGGCTCACCGCAATATCTATCCAAATGTAGATTTTTATTCTGGTCTGGTCTACAAAAAATTAGGTATCCCGGTCGATCTGTTTACGCCGATCTTTGCGATCGCCAGGGTGACCGGCTGGCTAGCCCACTGGAAAGAGCAATTGGTGGATAATCGCCTGTTCCGGCCAACCCAGGTATATACCGGTAAGCGGGATATTCGCTATATGCCGATCGCCGATCGCACGATCCACAACCTCTAA